The Setaria italica strain Yugu1 chromosome IX, Setaria_italica_v2.0, whole genome shotgun sequence genome has a window encoding:
- the LOC101777584 gene encoding protein FAR1-RELATED SEQUENCE 5-like, whose translation MKPAQVYEFMKQFYGGADKVPFAKMDCNNEIGRERRKYLEANDVQTLVEYLRNKQSQDPTFFYAVQVDEKDGRIANFFWADGQSIMDYKCFGDAVSFDTTFQTNKFEMPFAPILGTNHHKQTIIFGAALIFNESIESFVWLFETFLTAMSGKHPRTIFTDQDAAMAGAIAYVFPNTSHRLCLWHIYLNAAKHLGHVIHESDNKFLPDFKRCVYEDRSEAYFIEKWNELLSEYNLEDNSWMRNLYDLRAKWAAVYRDAFTADMTSTQRSEGMNNVFKKRFRRKLGLSELLVECEKVSVSLRENELDEDFNSRRKDAVTYTPNLPMLKTAAESYTRRMYSEFEVSRELIDDLEKAIEKLDLEADTSLSKMQEKSNEVPPIRHECDTGSLNGVISFRVPQVVKGPKNARFKNVVEKKTVKSKKKSAKKKGEDPNTAAENGDGGADPKQLTVRHDSD comes from the exons ATGAAGCCAGCCCAGGTGTATGAGTTCATGAAGCAGTTTTACGGAGGAGCTGACAAAGTGCCTTTTGCAAAAATGGATTGCAATAACGAGATTGGACGTGAGCGCAGAAAGTACTTAGAAGCCAATGATGTACAGACACTGGTAGAATACCTGAGAAACAAACAGTCACAGGATCCTACATTTTTTTATGCCGTTCAGGTAGATGAGAAAGATGGTCGGATAGCAAATTTTTTCTGGGCAGATGGTCAATCTATTATGGACTACAAATGCTTTGGTGATGCTGTGTCATTTGACACTACATTtcagactaataagtttgaGATGCCTTTTGCTCCGATCCTTGGAACAAACCATCACAAGCAGACGATAATATTTGGGGCTGCATTGATATTTAATGAAtctattgaatcatttgtttggCTCTTTGAAACCTTCCTAACAGCAATGTCAGGCAAGCATCCAAGGACAATTTTCACTGATCAAGACGCGGCCATGGCTGGAGCAATTGCTTATGTATTCCCAAATACAAGCCATCGCCTTTGTTTGTGGCACATTTACTTAAATGCTGCTAAACATCTCGGGCATGTAATTCACGAGTCAGATAACAAGTTTCTACCTGATTTTAAGAGATGTGTGTATGAAGATAGATCGGAGGCTTACTTCATTGAGAAGTGGAATGAGTTGTTATCTGAATATAATCTGGAGGATAACTCTTGGATGAGAAACCTATATGATTTGAGGGCAAAGTGGGCAGCTGTGTACCGTGATGCTTTTACAGCGGATATGACCTCGACTCAAAGGAGTGAAGGCATGAACAATGTGTTTAAGAAAAGATTTCGTAGGAAACTCGGTCTTTCAGAACTTCTTGTAGAATGTGAGAAGGTTTCAGTTAGTCTTCGTGAAAATGAGTTAGATGAAGACTTTAATTCACGCCGAAAGGACGCGGTTACTTACACCCCAAATTTACCTATGCTGAAGACTGCAGCGGAATCATACACAAGAAGGATGTATTCTGAGTTTGAGG TGTCAAGAGAACTTATTGATGATTTGGAGAAAGCCATAGAGAAGTTGGACTTGGAAGCAGATACTTCTCTTAGCAAGAtgcaagaaaaatcaaatgagGTTCCTCCAATTCGCCATGAATGTGACACAGGCTCATTGAATGGTGTAATATCTTTTAGAGTTCCTCAGGTGGTAAAAGGCCCAAAGAATGCACGGTTCAAAAATGTGGTTGAAAAGAAGACAGtaaagtcaaagaagaaaagtgCTAAGAAGAAAG GAGAGGATCCAAATACTGCTGCAGAAAATGGAGATGGAGGTGCTGATCCAAAGCAATTAACTGTAAGACATGATTCAGACTAA